One genomic window of Verrucomicrobiia bacterium includes the following:
- a CDS encoding GreA/GreB family elongation factor — protein sequence MISTQNHHQQLKALLSQSDWDNAQALWLELAEQFPDQPEFLLLLVKEFADAGQPALAAELASLIAGNIKAAGKHHEWLYALKLQTEAHPTDKHLRAEITEALTEIHEKDARLKTILTVTELDQNRTPLPAALARIDTLLALQPDAFCQHKSWGFGRVKSFDTTLGQIVVGFAHNPSHSMQLAYAATSLTPVSQEHVEVRKIIDPEGLKRLSTEDPVALLRLALLSLNRSAIADRIESMLSGSVVPADQWKKWWDNVRKLAKKDPHFELPLKKTDPIVLRTAPVSQQDEILEAFRDAKGLIQRTAVAREFLKRIDEMDNADLLIQEFQDALLDALNKTPVSRQPERIEAAVVLEQLGRRRQTAVEDAGAFLTNLLAGIHNLSALLDDLSTSAQKRVLAVLKTSAPDRLFRELNRFSTKVLDEIPDLLGQNAGAIKQWVHNQTAGAELLCWICRNVSTPASRKAWPWLDDFQTPELLLAVVEAIESAPTKSANKKLRDVLFEEGELVADLLAAADTETVRNLTRLILSSGAIEELDRRSLMARIVKEHPFVQEFLISKTVKEQPIVVSWASYHKRMAELEDIVQKRIPANSKEIGLARSYGDLRENFEFKAAKDTQKLLMRRRAELESLLSRAQATDFADVKTDLVSIGTSVTVTDLGAKQSLTYHILGAWDSDPARGIISYPAALAQALLNKHAGDTIEWKGDAGPQTFRVDRIEKAPAEILNAL from the coding sequence ATGATTTCGACACAAAACCACCATCAACAACTCAAAGCCCTTCTCTCCCAAAGCGACTGGGACAACGCACAAGCCTTGTGGCTCGAATTAGCAGAGCAATTCCCTGACCAACCCGAGTTTTTGCTCCTGCTTGTGAAAGAATTTGCCGACGCCGGCCAGCCCGCACTGGCCGCAGAGCTGGCTTCGCTCATAGCTGGGAATATCAAGGCTGCTGGCAAGCATCATGAATGGTTGTATGCCCTTAAGCTGCAGACAGAAGCGCATCCAACCGATAAGCACCTTCGCGCCGAGATCACCGAGGCGCTCACCGAGATCCATGAAAAGGATGCGCGTCTCAAGACGATCCTCACGGTTACCGAGCTTGATCAAAATCGTACACCTCTTCCGGCAGCACTGGCCAGAATCGACACACTGTTGGCTCTCCAACCAGATGCCTTTTGCCAGCATAAGAGTTGGGGATTTGGCCGCGTCAAATCCTTCGATACCACGTTGGGTCAGATCGTCGTCGGTTTTGCGCACAATCCCTCCCATTCAATGCAGCTTGCGTATGCCGCTACGAGCCTCACACCTGTAAGCCAGGAGCATGTTGAAGTCCGCAAGATAATTGACCCGGAGGGTCTCAAGCGACTCAGCACCGAAGACCCCGTCGCTTTGCTTCGCCTCGCGCTCCTCAGTCTCAATCGCTCCGCCATTGCCGACCGCATCGAATCCATGCTCTCGGGCTCGGTTGTCCCCGCGGATCAGTGGAAGAAGTGGTGGGACAATGTCCGCAAGCTGGCAAAGAAGGATCCGCATTTCGAGCTTCCCCTGAAAAAGACTGACCCGATCGTGCTGCGGACAGCGCCGGTTTCGCAACAGGATGAAATCCTAGAAGCGTTCCGAGATGCCAAAGGCCTCATCCAAAGGACCGCTGTCGCGCGTGAATTTCTCAAGCGTATCGATGAAATGGACAACGCCGATCTCCTGATCCAAGAGTTCCAGGACGCGCTGCTGGATGCGCTCAATAAAACGCCGGTGAGTCGCCAGCCCGAGCGCATCGAAGCCGCCGTCGTCCTCGAACAACTCGGTCGCCGCCGGCAAACTGCCGTGGAAGATGCCGGCGCTTTTCTCACCAACCTGCTCGCGGGGATCCACAATCTGTCGGCGCTGCTCGACGACTTGAGCACGTCCGCGCAGAAACGTGTGCTCGCGGTCCTCAAGACCTCCGCGCCCGACCGCCTGTTCCGCGAGCTTAATCGGTTCTCCACAAAAGTCCTCGACGAAATTCCCGATCTGTTGGGCCAAAATGCCGGCGCAATTAAACAATGGGTGCATAATCAAACTGCGGGCGCGGAGCTGTTGTGCTGGATTTGCCGTAATGTCTCAACACCGGCTTCCCGCAAGGCCTGGCCCTGGCTCGATGATTTTCAGACTCCCGAGCTTTTGCTGGCCGTTGTGGAAGCCATTGAGTCGGCACCAACCAAGTCCGCCAATAAGAAGCTTCGTGATGTGCTCTTCGAGGAGGGCGAATTGGTGGCCGATCTCCTCGCCGCAGCTGACACCGAAACGGTGCGCAACCTGACGCGCCTGATCTTGTCCAGCGGCGCAATCGAGGAACTCGACCGTCGTTCGCTCATGGCGCGCATCGTCAAGGAACACCCATTCGTGCAGGAATTCCTCATCTCGAAGACCGTCAAGGAGCAACCGATTGTCGTCTCGTGGGCCAGTTACCACAAACGCATGGCCGAACTCGAGGATATCGTGCAGAAGAGGATTCCGGCGAACAGCAAGGAAATCGGTCTCGCCCGCAGCTATGGGGACCTGCGCGAGAATTTTGAGTTCAAGGCTGCCAAGGACACGCAAAAACTCCTGATGCGCCGCCGCGCCGAACTCGAAAGTCTCCTCTCGCGTGCGCAGGCCACCGACTTCGCCGACGTCAAGACCGATCTCGTCAGCATCGGAACCAGCGTCACCGTTACCGACCTCGGTGCCAAGCAATCGCTCACCTATCACATCCTCGGCGCGTGGGACAGCGACCCCGCCCGCGGCATCATCAGTTACCCCGCCGCTCTCGCCCAGGCCCTGCTCAACAAACACGCCGGCGACACCATCGAATGGAAAGGCGACGCCGGCCCGCAGACATTCCGCGTCGACCGGATCGAGAAAGCGCCCGCGGAGATTTTGAACGCACTATAA
- a CDS encoding polysaccharide biosynthesis/export family protein has product MKWVFTVAAFCLLFAGCQSIQSIQDLSPEKFASATKDTAYSSAGTNATTATNSKPRVIVPGVTISVTVDEDRSLNRAYLVPTSGAIDYPPLGRIVVEGLTPDEVAQKIRESLEKDYFQKATVTVAVEAVPLGAGGGVIYVIGNVNRPGPLLLPKDERFTVTKAIIAAGNFATFANGGKVQLIRYNEAGRKSITYVDVDRIMKRGEFEKDISVQNGDWIIVPEKLINF; this is encoded by the coding sequence ATGAAATGGGTTTTCACGGTTGCCGCTTTTTGTCTTTTGTTCGCCGGGTGCCAGTCTATCCAATCCATACAGGACTTGTCTCCTGAGAAATTCGCCTCTGCCACCAAGGACACAGCCTACAGTAGCGCGGGAACGAATGCAACGACTGCGACAAATTCCAAACCCAGAGTGATTGTGCCCGGGGTGACCATCAGCGTGACTGTGGACGAGGATCGCAGCCTGAATCGCGCGTATTTGGTTCCGACCAGCGGGGCGATCGACTATCCGCCGCTCGGACGGATCGTAGTGGAAGGCCTCACGCCAGATGAAGTGGCGCAGAAAATCCGTGAGAGTTTGGAGAAGGACTATTTTCAAAAGGCGACGGTGACCGTCGCGGTCGAGGCGGTACCCCTTGGCGCCGGGGGCGGGGTGATTTACGTGATCGGCAACGTGAACCGGCCCGGGCCGCTACTGCTGCCAAAGGACGAAAGGTTTACCGTGACCAAGGCGATCATCGCTGCGGGGAATTTTGCAACTTTCGCGAACGGCGGAAAGGTGCAATTGATCCGTTATAATGAAGCGGGCAGGAAGTCCATCACGTATGTCGACGTGGATCGAATCATGAAGCGGGGCGAATTTGAAAAGGACATTTCAGTGCAAAACGGGGACTGGATCATCGTACCCGAAAAACTGATCAACTTTTAG
- a CDS encoding polysaccharide biosynthesis tyrosine autokinase, giving the protein MINQSGGSQNSGEHRSESVDIKEYIVVLLKRKWLVLICFLLSMAGTTAFLFTRQPIYQANAKMRVTNAGGSLPVSEVLREDESRFYATEIDILTGQTMLRRVQQRLRKTTEEIHENLFDLKVQVVRGSSILQVTVDSPSTDFAKDFANALCEEYLRYRDEQRSQSSESALLMLTREINRLGQELKGTQERYVEYAKEHDLPQMQGTEGVWWRSFYMNLADFASLKEQLARAKAVANALDKDNAAAAIALLDQSQQSQQYSAAHGISAETNLAGSVALPPGGLLAEADGTNSLGMLTGTGDGVEPAAKFPSDATTNADSLLASVGNLTLDARRNSGDASLAQSIASVAAATSDQVLVHTLVDLEQRRAGLEVKIQDLSRTLKGRHPAVVTAQQELDDVNQNIRFQMKLARDIQNARISSLEAQVQYAEKGLEDAKKEGMERSKSVLLGQTIHDDVERTRSLYNALLNQLMKIDASQGFNARTISVSEPAILEGEPVYPKKVRGLLIAAFLGLGFGLAIAFFFEYIDDSIKLAEEVERDLQLPFLGMIPAAQWNPDDLSVHRLDKLKQQGGVAESYRVVRSAIIFSTPREKLRSMLVTSAVPREGKTTTCVNLAIGFSQVEDRVLLIDADLRRGEIHKYFGFEKDKGLADILLGEATAEQVIKRGDVAKLDVITCGAYPANPAELLLGWRLKEFLDWAYKHYDRVVVDCPPVMGIADSAILGSAVDGVLFIIWAGRTSRRYVRVAKMTAVSRGAKVFGFVLNNLEPGRVGYYHYYPYYYSYYSRGYYYAHKEDEGKGGDIKGIEIPTQQDGKDQIDDVY; this is encoded by the coding sequence ATGATCAACCAGAGCGGCGGAAGCCAGAACAGCGGGGAGCACCGGTCCGAGAGCGTCGACATCAAGGAGTACATCGTTGTCCTGCTCAAGCGGAAATGGCTCGTCCTGATTTGTTTTTTGCTCAGCATGGCCGGCACCACCGCCTTTCTGTTCACGCGCCAGCCGATTTACCAGGCCAACGCGAAAATGCGCGTCACCAACGCCGGCGGGTCGCTGCCAGTTTCCGAAGTGCTCCGCGAGGACGAGAGCCGTTTCTACGCAACCGAGATCGACATCCTCACGGGCCAGACCATGTTGCGGCGCGTCCAGCAACGGTTGCGGAAGACGACCGAGGAAATCCATGAGAATCTGTTCGATCTGAAGGTCCAGGTCGTCCGCGGTTCCTCCATTCTACAGGTCACGGTCGACAGTCCATCCACGGATTTCGCGAAGGACTTCGCTAACGCGCTTTGCGAGGAATACCTCCGATACCGTGACGAGCAGCGCTCCCAGAGTTCAGAGTCGGCGCTACTAATGTTGACGCGTGAGATCAACCGGCTGGGGCAGGAATTGAAGGGAACCCAGGAGCGATATGTTGAGTACGCGAAGGAGCACGACTTGCCGCAGATGCAAGGGACCGAAGGTGTCTGGTGGCGCTCGTTCTACATGAACCTCGCGGATTTTGCGTCGCTCAAGGAACAACTGGCCCGGGCAAAGGCGGTGGCCAATGCCCTCGATAAGGATAATGCGGCGGCCGCGATAGCGCTCCTGGACCAATCCCAGCAGTCCCAGCAATATTCGGCAGCCCACGGAATATCCGCCGAGACCAATCTGGCCGGCAGCGTGGCGCTGCCACCGGGGGGGTTGCTTGCGGAAGCGGACGGCACCAACTCACTCGGGATGTTGACAGGCACTGGAGACGGCGTCGAGCCGGCCGCGAAATTTCCATCAGATGCGACCACCAACGCGGATTCCCTCCTGGCCTCCGTGGGCAATCTCACGCTTGATGCCAGGAGAAACTCCGGCGACGCGAGCCTGGCGCAGTCCATTGCCTCGGTTGCCGCGGCTACCTCGGATCAGGTCCTGGTGCACACCTTGGTAGATCTCGAGCAGCGGCGAGCCGGTCTCGAGGTGAAAATCCAGGATTTGTCGAGGACCCTCAAGGGTCGGCACCCCGCCGTAGTCACTGCGCAACAGGAGTTGGACGATGTAAACCAGAATATCCGGTTTCAGATGAAGCTCGCGCGTGACATCCAGAATGCGAGAATCAGTTCCCTGGAGGCCCAGGTTCAATACGCGGAGAAGGGCCTGGAGGACGCCAAGAAGGAGGGCATGGAGCGGAGCAAATCCGTGCTGCTGGGCCAAACCATCCATGACGACGTCGAAAGAACCCGGTCCCTCTATAACGCCCTGCTGAACCAATTGATGAAGATCGATGCGTCACAAGGCTTTAACGCCCGCACCATTTCCGTCTCGGAGCCCGCCATCCTTGAAGGCGAGCCTGTCTATCCCAAGAAGGTCAGGGGGTTGTTGATTGCGGCATTTTTGGGATTGGGTTTCGGTTTGGCCATCGCGTTTTTCTTTGAGTACATCGACGATTCGATCAAGCTGGCGGAGGAGGTGGAGCGGGACCTGCAACTGCCATTCCTCGGGATGATCCCGGCAGCACAGTGGAACCCCGATGACCTCAGCGTACATCGCCTCGACAAGCTGAAGCAACAGGGCGGCGTGGCGGAATCCTATCGGGTGGTGCGTTCCGCCATCATCTTTTCCACACCGCGCGAGAAGCTGCGCTCGATGCTCGTGACCAGCGCTGTCCCGCGCGAGGGCAAGACGACCACGTGCGTGAATCTCGCCATCGGCTTTTCCCAGGTGGAGGACCGCGTGTTGCTTATCGATGCCGACCTGCGCCGCGGCGAAATCCACAAGTATTTCGGCTTCGAGAAGGACAAGGGTCTCGCCGACATCCTGCTGGGCGAGGCGACAGCGGAGCAGGTGATCAAACGCGGCGACGTCGCCAAGCTCGACGTCATCACCTGTGGCGCCTATCCTGCCAACCCGGCGGAACTGCTCCTTGGCTGGCGCTTGAAGGAGTTCCTGGACTGGGCGTACAAGCACTACGACCGCGTGGTCGTGGATTGTCCGCCCGTCATGGGCATCGCCGACAGCGCCATCCTCGGATCGGCTGTGGACGGAGTGCTCTTCATCATTTGGGCGGGCCGCACGTCACGGCGCTACGTCCGGGTGGCGAAGATGACGGCGGTCAGCCGTGGCGCCAAGGTATTCGGCTTTGTCCTGAACAACCTCGAACCCGGTCGCGTTGGCTACTATCACTATTATCCCTACTACTACAGCTACTACTCCCGCGGATACTACTACGCCCACAAGGAAGACGAGGGAAAAGGTGGCGACATCAAGGGCATTGAGATCCCGACCCAGCAAGACGGCAAGGACCAGATCGACGACGTGTATTGA